The Engystomops pustulosus chromosome 7, aEngPut4.maternal, whole genome shotgun sequence DNA window cctctcacgttgccctgcttcctcctcttggctgttgttgtcctctcacgttgccctgcttcctcctcttggctgttgttgtcctctcacgttgccctgcttcctcctcttggctgttgtctctctcacgttgtcctgcttcctcctcttggcggttgtcgtcctctcacgttgtcctgcttcctcctcttggcggttgtcgtcctctcacgttgtcctgcttcctcctcttggctgttgttttcctctcacgttgtcctgcttcctcctcttggctgttgttgtcctctcacgttgtcctgcttcctcctcttggctgttgttgtcctctcacgttgtcctgcttcctcctcttggcggttgtcgtcctctcacgttgtcctgcttcctcctcttggctgttgttgtcctctaggtcagtgattttcaaccttttttgagccgcggcacactttttatacttagaaaatcctggggcacaccaccaaccaaaatagcacaaaatgacactaaaacagtcatattatacatatagttattaatatagattactcagtgtgaaacctgggcctgtttcgatgtatatatatacatacatatatatacatacatatattaataaataaataataggaaaaaaaacacatgagtccCCCCCTATTTTCTGCAAGCAGCTAGATACAATACAGCAGCTACAGCCTGGCATTACTGTGGTGGAATAGATCACATTTTTTGGCCTTTTCCAGCCCAATAATACCAGCCTGTGGCCGCCCCAGTACCCAACCATCCCTTGATGGTTTGGTACTggattgtacccggctcttcccggcacccctggtggcaatgggtaccggggtaatggataAGGGGCTTAGCCTTTACGCCTAACACTAAGCCCCGTCCTTAGTAATAAGCTCCGTCTATTAGACAGCGCCATTACTAACATGACATTGCAACTCgtctaaaaaaaacacacagttttgggaaaaatatttttatttgaaataaaaaCTCCCCAGACAAACCCTGGTTAACCATTTTATTTCAAAGTGAAAATCCACAAGTCAACGTCGTAGTCCACTGCATGAACGACTCTAGGAGACATAATGGGGAAAAAATCATTCATCTaccaaaaaaatatatgcaaagaGAGAACGACATAAAGCAAGCAAATGGGAGTTTTATGGACGACTCTCTATTATCTATATTACATCTTTCTAATTTTATCTTATTACAGAGTATCTgagtttgtgaaaaaaaaatggtaagttatttattttaataacataattttaaaaaagacagacaaccattgacatttttttaaatctatatttTTCATAGGCAACACAAAATTCTATTTCAACATCCGAAGAAACGGGAGAGTTATACACTAATCAACTATCTTCAAACAATGCTAACAGCCAGGTAATATTACAtctatttttatgtaaaattctATTTTTAATCTGTAACTCTTTCAACTTGTAATATCTGTCTCTCATTATTTTACAGTCTCTACCGTCAGACCTTATGTTCAGTGTTACTGCTGGTGATAATTCTGACATTATATTTGAGACAAATTATGATATCATTGGTTGTTATATAGAAGATGAGAATTTTAATCTTGAGGTTAGTACAGAAGTTGTATTAGTAAATATGgttgatttttctattttttatcacTCAATTTTTGTCAAATAAgtaacatatatactcgagtataagacaaccagagtataagccgacaccactaattttaccacaaaaaactgtgaaaacctattgactcgagtataagccgagggtgggaaatgcattggtcacaacctccccagtatatatccagcaagcccccagtagtatacagcctgccccagcccagcacttaaaaagaaaataattatatactcacccccccggcggccctgatgcgcagcatggctccccgatgtcagcacggctcctcttctgtctaccATGCCTGTCCTATTTTTTCTGTAACAGCCTGCAGGGGTACGGCCATATTCTCTCCCGGCTGGCAAGGAGAAAACATGGCCACGCTGTACAGGCGCggaagacagaggaggagccgcgcTGCGCATAGGGGCCGCCGGAGGATGAgtagataattattttttttaagtgctgggctcagCACATTTTTGGTGTTGAAAAACTTGTATATACTCCAAGGGTTACCACCAAAACCACCGCTATTATTATCCAATAGCTCTTATCTCTGTGTGAATGAGCTGTAGACGTAATAAGGCATGGATCAAAAACATTCATCATCGTGTGTACTAAGATTTCTTCAatcaattacaatttttttttcttgattttaaTATTGATTTTATTCAAATCTTTTAGGCTCTGTTTTTAGAGTCTCCTTCTACAATTAATGAAGTGGTTGGGATTCATGAAGTGTACCAACAAAATATGGAGACCGAACAAACGGGTAATAACTCAACAGTTGAATTGGATCAGGAGGTAAGTTATAACAGGGCCTTTAAATTCAATTCAGCAATTAGAATATCAactaaaaaaattgtatttgttcTAGATGCAAGATTTAATTGCTGAATTAGATCTTCAGTTGTCATCAAGATCATCAACCTTGCAGTGTTTCCCTGATAACCCCCGCATAAGTGAGAATCTTCGATATGTAGTTTTtcatgaagaagaagaagaaaacagGATAGGATCTATTTCATGGTGTACTTgtacacactggggcaaatttacttacccggtccattcgcgttccagcggcggcttctccgctctggattcgggtccggccgggatttaataaggtagttcttccgccgtccaccaggtggcgctgctgcgctgaaagtaaactcatcgcgccggaatgcaccgagctggaccaggtgaaggtaagcggtccttatgcgacacattttcggtttttaaatgcggcggtttttccgaatacgtcgggttttcgttcggccacgccccccgatttccgtcgcgcgcatgccagcgccgatgcgccacaatccgatcgcgtgcgccaaaatcccggggcaatttaagtacaagcggcgcaaaacggaaatattcgggtaacacgtcgggaaaacgcgaatcgggcccttaataaatgacccccactgtgttcctATGCCCACTAACATTGAATCCATATGTTGCTTTGAGATTCAAAATGTCAAGCCGTACCTGCAGTCATCGACTTGCATAATTGAACATGATTTGTTCAATATCTACTGCCGGAGACAAGACACTGGGTCAATTAATGTACGGCTTGCAGGACAATTTCTTCGTCCACCACCACGCAAAATTGTAAACCGGTATTGAAATTAAATATTCTGAAAAATCATAATCACAATAAATGTGATCCATTATCTTAaatgaaattgttaaaaaatgtcTACAAAATTTAGAGAAAATCTTACATAAGGTATTACTTGATACCAAAAATTGTGATTGTAAATTTTAAatatggtttttattttttactacttcTAAAATTAATTTTCTGTTTATTTAAACATTGTCATATGTATTCGGAAAACAGCCTACCGTGCTTTCACTACATGGATTCATGGATTTCTCGGAGTCGGGAACAGGCGACCAATACCATCCTGTGTCGTGAATTCTGTTAGAAGTACATATCCTGATCCAGACAACGAATACGTTGGTTTCAAACCCTGCGACGATGATGCAGCAGAATTTTTTGCTcttgaataattttttaaaagttatttagttactataaattatgttaatttataaaattttcttttttgtttgctATATTACATTGACAAAATTGAGTAAGGCTCCTTTTGCACTACAGATTGAAATTATCAGTTaataatcccattgacatcaatgcaaaGTTTATTTATTCCAAGAAAGCGGTTTTCCCACgagggcaagttaggccctatctacaggatatggcctaacttgctgctcactgtgggtctcagtgctgagacctacACAGATCATGACAATGAGGTGTCCAACTGATCCCTCGCCGGTCCTCTGACTAAAATGGGAGCATATGTAATGACTGTtccgctccatttatctctatggaagtGACGGAGATGGCTGAGTAACAAGTTCTCGTGATCTGCAGGGGACCcacactgatcaacaagttaggccctatcccgaggATAGAGCATAacgtgtcttcgtgggaaaaccctttaatttatttatagccagGCATCAGTGACGGTTACTTAAATTTTACAATGATGTCAATgtgatttttaaatgatttttcaaTAAAGCCACTTATGGCTATTGATCTTTTTTCCTGTGTCACACATCAACATGGAATATTGATCTGTTTATAAGATGTAAACAAAGTGTTAttgtttattataaaaaaatggaaaaaatgtttaaattttttatttatggTTTTATGTTTCAGATTTACATTGTTTGAAGTAAACttggaatatttaaaaaaaaattgtttgttttATTAGACTATCAGTTTTACAGGGAACATTCTCCAAAATGGTGAAGAGATATATTATAACACTGAGGTTTAACTTCACTTTAGTTTGAAGTGTGATAAAAACAAGTAAAACAAATCATACAACCAAGCTTTGTGAAAATTTTAATGTTCTTGAACTTAttataaacaaaaaaattcttgcaaaataacatttttttttaaatttcaacaatgtctacaactttttttatttacctcACTGTTAAACATGTTATGTAGTGTAAAACTGACGTGTTTAACACACTCATAAGGTATGAACTAGTAACCCAAATATTAGCTAAGGTTAGCCAAGAAAGGTTCTGATGAGCATCTGAATCTAATCAGTCTATGTCGTTGGATTTCCTCCTTGTTTGGGCGCTCTTTATTAGCTAAATTCGGCGGCAAAGTGGGAGCCCTGGAGGTCCAATCCGTGTTTAATTCCCCTCGAGCCAGTTGTAATACGTTTATTGATAAGTCCTCAAGGTAATCCACACTGACCTTTTCGTACACATCACGTATAAACCACCGAGATTTCCCCTTAGGTATTACAAGTGTTGTTCTTTTGGTGCCGATTTTTTGAGAAGTTTTTTTCTCAAATTGAACAACAGCTTGAGGCCTACCAACATTGTTGTTGTGTGTTAAAGCTGCTAATTTTGTGCGTGCCTCCATCGAGTCTATTCCAAAATGTATTCTTTTTGATCTGTACTTTAATGCAAGACTGTGAAAGTTTTCAAGTCTTCCTGTGTGGCAGTTATGTACGAGATTTGGAAGTTCTTTGATCAATTGTTCATTTTTTACAATCCTTTCCAAATTTTTGTATGGTGGGAATCCTTGCTTCAACCAAAACAAATCATGGTCCTCAGGATTCAATGGTGCATGACCACACTTTGAATAAAGATTTCCTTCCCATTCATGTATATTCACAACATGGTTTAGGACAGACAACCATTTTTCCTGCAAAAGATTTGGATTTCTTTCACAATTCTGTACACACCACCAAAAATGTAAGATGATCTTATCAACCCAAGGCACGAGTTCTTTACAAAGTCTTAATTTGCTGgcagaagtaattttttttttcagcgacTTGGCATAGTGCCAGATATCGAACTGATGATTTATTGTTTCATAATCTTCTTTTAATTTCTTTCTAATTCCGACATGTCTATCAGATGCAAAGATACGTATCTTGAAGCCTTTTTCTATTAGTCGATTAATGCAAATCTCAAAGCCGAATTTCTCCATTGCTACTGAAGAATTGCACTGTGAACGTTGCACTACTTCGAAATCTAAAATTTTACCTGTGATTGTGTCAAGAATTGTGTACACACAGTATTTGGCACTGTGTCCAGGGCTGTCACACTGCCCATCTCCTGCAACACACAGAccttttttacttattttgtctTGATTTATCTTTTGATTTTCTTTCCATGCATAATCaataacaggaaataaaaacttaGTTTGGTATCTGTAGTAGGACGTCTGAGATATTCCAACCAATCCAAAAATCTCAAATAGTTCTGCAACCTTTTGAAAGTTCAGTCCACTAAATAGTATCGAGGCTGCGAGTAGAAGGTTCCCAGAGgcatagtttttaatttttggctgGGATTCTAAAATGTGAAATTTGTGTCCTCCAAAACATTGACCGGTAACTCTGAAAAAGGAtccttgaaatgttttttttatagtttttactcTGTTTTTGCAATTTGGATCAAATTGACAATGTACCTTCATTAGCACATTGTCCAAGCAACTTTCAAAAATAATAAGCTTGCGATCGTTTACTATTTCCCTTTCACTTGAGAATGTAACCGTGGGAGGTGGATTTTCAGGAAAAAGTGTGAGGTAGTCAAATAACTCTGAAGAATCCATACTCGGTTTTTCAGGAACAAAACTTGTTTCTTTATGATTCAATGTTATTGCAGAAAACGAAGACTCTGCTGTCGGGCATTCAGGTTGTTTTTCTGCATCACAATCAATTGGTGAAAGCGGTCCTATACCTTCCATTGAAAAAGCATGGCTTTCTAAGTCTTCTGTCTCAATATGGGCTTTTTTTTTCAATGGTGAGGTGAACTCTGTAATGGAATATAATATTTGTCTCGATTTGCTCGACATGGGGGTGGAGGCCATTGGATTTGCTGAGTACATGTCTGTGGAAGATATAGCACTGCCCATTGCAGTGGGCAATAATTCATCACGTACAAAAACCAATTCTGAATTTAGCAAAGTGTAGTCAGTTTGTGTACCAACACTATGCATCTGTTTGTCTAAGACACATTCTTGAACCCCAGGTTCTTCTAATGAAGTGGATGGAACTGCATTTGCCTTTGTTCTAGTCAACTCTAAAGGTCTTTTTCTATTTCGTTTTCTGTCCTTCTTTAGACTTTCCGCAATCACCGATTCTCCTTCTGGAACTCGCGGAAACAGGGTTGGAAGGGCATCCTTTTTCAGGACTCGACCGGTTGATGTGACTAAATAACAGTCTTTTTCAAAGTGCAATGAGCACAGTGCATATTTATTTTGCTTACTTCCATGACATATTTTGTCAGCCATACTCtctacattttgaaaaatttggcctGTTTGTAGAAGCCACAATTTAACTCTTTCACGATCACTTGGAAATTTATGTATCATGATATTTTCACTTGAAGCCTTTTTCCCAGACTTGTTAAGGCAGTGGTTCACAAGGCAAGACGGCATATTTTCTTAGAAAGACAGTATTGTATTCTAAAAAAGAGATTTGATAaactaattatattatatatagctatgaaatttaaaaaaaaaattaataaaaatttaatacaCTAATACTCTGAAGCAGATACAGAATGAATAAGTATATATATGATAATGTAAGGGAAACGGTCACCACATTTTGACAAATACAAGAGTATTACCAGTTACCATAGTGTACACTAATAGCCTGCGCTATTCATCGGTAGCCCTCAATGCTGGGATCACCAGGAGTCATCTGACTCTCCAAGCATGGGAGAGAGAGGTGCGAGAGGCattcataattagcagcctggagcaaatgacatactggggcagatttatcaagctgtctgaaagtcacaatTTTTCTAGttcaccatggcaaccaatcacagctcagctttcattttaccagtgctcatgaatattttaaagtggagctgtgattggttggcatgggaaactcgaaatattctgactttcagacagcttgatagatctgccccattgtgcctgtactctggcctgctaattataatttccttttctaggtgatccaggCATTGAGGAGTAGCGGTGAACAGCGCAAGCATCAAAATTAAGGAGCCTTAGTTATTATCTATGTGTGCttttactactggtgacatcataatGTGTGATCAGCTATAGGCACGCACAAACTAAGATAACAGGAAGCGGCAGGGACACAGCCAGAGCATCGCGAGAAAGCAGAGGACCTGCGGGCGGTGAGTGTTGGTTTTCAAaacggtgagtacagagtttgttTTTTTACTAGGGTGTGAATAGCCCTGGCCGACTGGCTGTTTATAACTGTATACTGTGGGCTTGTGCTGCTGGCTATGTattaggggggaggggctggctcactggcgtaactaggagaagcagggctccataacagatttttgcatggggccccccttcaaaatattcatacatacacacacatttatacaattacTAACATGTACACACTGaaatacacaacataacattctacactcacttttatatactcgtccacacatacatacgtatacactcataAGCACACATTCATGTActcctatatacatttatacactaatacatacagtatatacaaactcactgtacatacatacagtatatatgcatcaaagttgcatgcatactgtttatatacatacatatagcatacatacatcatattcttttacatacagtatacacccaATGTGTATACACAAACATGCAGTATAACAACACCATATAcccacatactgaatctatatacagtatattcacacaaaatgcatatacatacagcttataatcatacattcagtatatgcagcatatacacacacagcatatatatacacacacacacacagcatatatacatacagcatatacacacacacacgcacagcatatacacacacacagcatagacacaagcacagcatacacacacacacagcatatacacaatcacagcacacacacacagcatatacacacgcacagcatatacacacgcacagcatatacacacacacagcatatacacacacacagcatatacacaatcacagcacacacaccacatatacacacgcacagcatatacacacacacagcatattcacacacacacagcatattcacacgcacagcatatacacacacacagcatatacacaatcacagcacacacacacagcatattcacacgcacagcatatacacacgcacagcatatacacacacacagcatatacacaatcacagcacacacaccacatattcacacgcacagcatatacacacacacagcatattcacacacacagcatattcacacgcacagcatattcacacgcacagcatatacacacgcacagcatatacacacgcacagcatatacacacacacagcatatacacaatcacagcacacacaccacatattcaca harbors:
- the LOC140069251 gene encoding uncharacterized protein isoform X2, encoding MATQNSISTSEETGELYTNQLSSNNANSQSLPSDLMFSVTAGDNSDIIFETNYDIIGCYIEDENFNLEALFLESPSTINEVVGIHEVYQQNMETEQTGNNSTVELDQEMQDLIAELDLQLSSRSSTLQCFPDNPRISENLRYVVFHEEEEENRIGSISWCTCTHWGKFTYPVHSRSSGGFSALDSGPAGI
- the LOC140069251 gene encoding uncharacterized protein isoform X4 → MSLPSDLMFSVTAGDNSDIIFETNYDIIGCYIEDENFNLEALFLESPSTINEVVGIHEVYQQNMETEQTGNNSTVELDQEMQDLIAELDLQLSSRSSTLQCFPDNPRISENLRYVVFHEEEEENRIGSISWCTCTHWGKFTYPVHSRSSGGFSALDSGPAGI
- the LOC140069251 gene encoding uncharacterized protein isoform X1 — encoded protein: MHYGRIMVPRSWTLYWRSSATEATQNSISTSEETGELYTNQLSSNNANSQSLPSDLMFSVTAGDNSDIIFETNYDIIGCYIEDENFNLEALFLESPSTINEVVGIHEVYQQNMETEQTGNNSTVELDQEMQDLIAELDLQLSSRSSTLQCFPDNPRISENLRYVVFHEEEEENRIGSISWCTCTHWGKFTYPVHSRSSGGFSALDSGPAGI
- the LOC140069251 gene encoding uncharacterized protein isoform X5: MHYGRIMVPRSWTLYWRSSATEATQNSISTSEETGELYTNQLSSNNANSQSLPSDLMFSVTAGDNSDIIFETNYDIIGCYIEDENFNLEALFLESPSTINEVVGIHEVYQQNMETEQTGNNSTVELDQEPTVLSLHGFMDFSESGTGDQYHPVS
- the LOC140069251 gene encoding uncharacterized protein isoform X3 codes for the protein MHYGRIMVPRSWTLYWRSSATESLPSDLMFSVTAGDNSDIIFETNYDIIGCYIEDENFNLEALFLESPSTINEVVGIHEVYQQNMETEQTGNNSTVELDQEMQDLIAELDLQLSSRSSTLQCFPDNPRISENLRYVVFHEEEEENRIGSISWCTCTHWGKFTYPVHSRSSGGFSALDSGPAGI
- the LOC140069220 gene encoding uncharacterized protein, with amino-acid sequence MPSCLVNHCLNKSGKKASSENIMIHKFPSDRERVKLWLLQTGQIFQNVESMADKICHGSKQNKYALCSLHFEKDCYLVTSTGRVLKKDALPTLFPRVPEGESVIAESLKKDRKRNRKRPLELTRTKANAVPSTSLEEPGVQECVLDKQMHSVGTQTDYTLLNSELVFVRDELLPTAMGSAISSTDMYSANPMASTPMSSKSRQILYSITEFTSPLKKKAHIETEDLESHAFSMEGIGPLSPIDCDAEKQPECPTAESSFSAITLNHKETSFVPEKPSMDSSELFDYLTLFPENPPPTVTFSSEREIVNDRKLIIFESCLDNVLMKVHCQFDPNCKNRVKTIKKTFQGSFFRVTGQCFGGHKFHILESQPKIKNYASGNLLLAASILFSGLNFQKVAELFEIFGLVGISQTSYYRYQTKFLFPVIDYAWKENQKINQDKISKKGLCVAGDGQCDSPGHSAKYCVYTILDTITGKILDFEVVQRSQCNSSVAMEKFGFEICINRLIEKGFKIRIFASDRHVGIRKKLKEDYETINHQFDIWHYAKSLKKKITSASKLRLCKELVPWVDKIILHFWWCVQNCERNPNLLQEKWLSVLNHVVNIHEWEGNLYSKCGHAPLNPEDHDLFWLKQGFPPYKNLERIVKNEQLIKELPNLVHNCHTGRLENFHSLALKYRSKRIHFGIDSMEARTKLAALTHNNNVGRPQAVVQFEKKTSQKIGTKRTTLVIPKGKSRWFIRDVYEKVSVDYLEDLSINVLQLARGELNTDWTSRAPTLPPNLANKERPNKEEIQRHRLIRFRCSSEPFLANLS